The following are encoded in a window of Rosa chinensis cultivar Old Blush chromosome 4, RchiOBHm-V2, whole genome shotgun sequence genomic DNA:
- the LOC121048887 gene encoding uncharacterized protein LOC121048887, producing the protein MAKRILSLTTSSSGCERNWSTFEGIHTKKRNRLDTTRLNNLVYVQFNAKIINKKRRMKEKNVDVLLACEATMAQGWIVDGGDEDVDSDLTSEVVGEGSGLGVDSSLEHRRSSRIQEIRELHEEDFVSDEEEEDEMTFEFESDEEGVLEGYGEEEFEG; encoded by the exons ATGGCTAAAAGGATACTTTCATTGACCACAAGCTCATCCGGatgtgagagaaattggagcACTTTTGAGGGG aTCCATACAAAGAAAAGGAATAGACTAGATACAACGAGGTTGAACAATTTAGTTTATGTCCAATTCAATGCCAAGATCATCAACAAGAAGAGAAGAATGAAAGAGAAGAATGTGGATGTATTACTAGCATGTGAAGCTACTATGGCCCAAGGATGGATTGTGGATGGTGGTGATGAAGATGTAGATTCCGATCTTACTAGTGAAGTAGTTGGAGAGGGATCGGGATTGGGAGTGGATAGTAGCTTAGAGCATAGGAGAAGTAGTAGaattcaagaaattagggaacttcatgaggaggatTTTGTAtcggatgaagaggaagaagatgagatgacTTTTGAGTTTGAGTCCGATGAGGAGGGAGTACTAGAGggatatggagaagaagaatttgagggtTAG
- the LOC112196551 gene encoding geraniol 8-hydroxylase, with product MDLLSCMICLCFAWTTIQALYFFARRSKEIPRTRLPPGPKPFPLIGNLFELGDKPHVSLTKLSQRYGAIISLQLGQLTTVVVSSPTLAKEILRIHDQVFCNRTLPDAIQACKHADFSLAWLPVSARWRNLRTIFNLQLLGPRVLDANHANRRIKVQKLMDDVNESMRAGEAVDVGRAAFTTALNLLSQTVFSVDLADPSCQTAREFKETFWGIMEEVGKPNLVDYFPLLRKLDPQGINRRATNYFRKTILIFDRIIHQRLESRKGGNYITTNDMLDTLLNISEVKREDMDIPDTQHLFVDLFVAGTETTSATVEWAMAELLCNPEVLSKAQAELNQVIGKGKLVEESDIVRLPYLQAIIKETFRLHPVFPFLLPRKAGANIEIDGYVISKDAQVLINVWAIGRDPLTWENPNLFKPERFLGLDNQIDVTGKNFELIPFGGGRRICPGLPLAIRMLHLMLGSLLNNFDWKLENGVFPDTMNMEEKYGLTLQKAQPLRAVPKKS from the exons ATGGATCTCTTGAGTTGTATGATATGCCTTTGTTTTGCCTGGACCACCATCCAAGCCTTGTATTTCTTTGcaagaagaagcaaagaaattCCAAGAACTAGGCTTCCTCCAGGACCAAAGCCATTTCCATTGATTGGGAATCTGTTTGAGCTTGGAGACAAACCACATGTCTCTCTTACCAAGCTTTCCCAACGCTATGGCGCCATTATTAGTTTGCAACTAGGCCAATTAACCACTGTTGTAGTTTCTTCGCCAACTCTTGCCAAAGAAATCCTCCGAATTCATGACCAAGTCTTCTGCAACCGAACCCTCCCAGATGCAATCCAAGCCTGCAAGCACGCCGACTTCAGTTTGGCTTGGCTTCCTGTATCAGCAAGATGGAGGAATCTTCGCACAATATTCAACTTGCAATTGTTAGGCCCCAGAGTTCTTGATGCCAACCACGCCAACCGGCGTATAAAGGTGCAAAAACTCATGGATGATGTCAATGAAAGCATGAGGGCCGGTGAGGCAGTAGATGTCGGAAGGGCTGCTTTTACAACAGCACTCAATTTGTTATCGCAGACTGTCTTCTCTGTGGATTTAGCTGATCCGAGTTGCCAGACAGCTAGGGAGTTCAAGGAGACTTTTTGGGGTATAATGGAAGAGGTAGGGAAACCAAACTTGGTGGACTATTTTCCTTTGCTAAGGAAGCTTGACCCACAAGGCATAAACAGGCGCGCAACGAACTACTTCCGGAAGACGATACTCATCTTTGATCGAATTATCCATCAAAGGTTGGAATCAAGAAAAGGGGGCAATTATATCACAACTAATGATATGTTGGATACACTTTTAAACATCAGTGAAGTGAAAAGAGAGGATATGGATATTCCGGATACCCAACATTTGTTTGTG GACCTGTTTGTTGCTGGCACAGAGACAACTTCAGCCACAGTGGAATGGGCAATGGCTGAGCTATTATGCAACCCAGAAGTCCTCTCCAAAGCTCAAGCGGAACTCAATCAAGTGATTGGAAAAGGGAAGCTAGTTGAGGAATCAGATATTGTTCGACTCCCTTACTTAcaagcaataatcaaagaaacaTTTCGGCTTCACCCAGTATTTCCATTTCTACTCCCCCGAAAAGCAGGAGCTAACATAGAAATTGACGGGTATGTAATCTCAAAGGATGCACAAGTTCTAATCAATGTTTGGGCCATAGGCAGAGACCCCCTTACTTGGGAAAACCCAAACTTGTTTAAGCCGGAGAGGTTCTTGGGATTAGACAACCAAATTGATGTTACGGGAAAAAACTTTGAGCTTATTCCATTTGGTGGTGGGAGAAGAATATGTCCTGGACTGCCACTGGCAATAAGAATGTTACACTTGATGTTGGGTTCACTACTTAACAACTTTGACTGGAAGCTTGAAAATGGAGTCTTCCCCGATACTATGAACATGGAAGAGAAGTATGGCCTCACCTTACAAAAGGCTCAGCCTCTCAGAGCTGTTCCCAAGAAGTCATAG